From a region of the Rhodococcus sp. 4CII genome:
- the uvrA gene encoding excinuclease ABC subunit UvrA, protein MADRLIVRGAREHNLRGVDLDLPRDSLIVFTGLSGSGKSSLAFDTIFAEGQRRYVESLSAYARQFLGQMDKPDVDFIEGLSPAVSIDQKSTNRNPRSTVGTITEVYDYLRLLYARAGTAHCPVCGEQIARQTPQQIVDQVLDMEEGTRFQVLAPVVRTRKGEFVDLFDQLNMQGYSRVRVDGVVHPLSDPPKLKKQEKHDIEVVVDRLTVKASSKQRLTDSVETALRLAEGIVVLDFVDREENAADRERRFSEKLACPNGHALSIDDLEPRSFSFNSPYGACPECTGLGIRKEVDPDLVVPDPELSLGDGAIAPWSMGQSSEYFGRLLSGLGDILGFDMKTPWNKLPAKARRAILEGSEEQVHVRYKNRYGRTRSYYAEFEGVMPFLHRRLEQTESDQMKERYDGYMRDTPCPACGGARLRPEILSVTIASEKFGMKSIAEVCELSISDCADFLNSLTLGSREEAIAGQVLKEVQARLGFLLDVGLEYLSLARAAGTLSGGEAQRIRLATQIGSGLVGVLYVLDEPSIGLHQRDNRRLIETLTRLRDLGNTLIVVEHDEDTIRTSDWVVDIGPLAGEHGGKVVHSGPYQELLDCEESLTGAYLSGRSHIEIPAIRRPVDRKRQVTVIGAREHNLGGIDVSFPLGVLTSVTGVSGSGKSTLVNDILATVMANKLNGARQVPGRHTRVNGLDHLDKLVQVDQSPIGRTPRSNAATYTGVFDKIRTLFAATTESKVRGYQPGRFSFNVKGGRCEACSGDGTLKIEMNFLPDVYVPCEVCHGARYNRETLEVHYKGKTIAEVLDMPIEEAAEFFEPITSIHRYLKTLVEVGLGYVRLGQPAPTLSGGEAQRVKLAAELQKRSTGRTVYILDEPTTGLHFEDIRKLLGVVNGLVDKGNTVIVIEHNLDVIKTSDWVVDMGPEGGSGGGTVVAQGTPEEVAQVPESYTGRFLESVLAVPAPTGTKSKAAKSSTARKGATAKKTAAASAAPRKRAPKKAAAVS, encoded by the coding sequence GTGGCGGATCGCCTGATCGTGCGGGGTGCCCGTGAGCACAATCTGCGAGGGGTCGATCTCGATCTGCCCCGCGACAGCCTGATCGTGTTCACCGGGTTGTCGGGTTCGGGTAAGTCGAGCCTGGCATTCGACACGATCTTCGCCGAGGGCCAGCGACGCTACGTCGAGTCGCTGTCGGCGTACGCGCGCCAGTTCCTCGGTCAGATGGACAAGCCGGACGTCGACTTCATCGAAGGTCTGTCGCCGGCGGTCTCCATCGACCAGAAGTCGACCAACCGCAACCCGCGGTCCACCGTCGGCACCATCACCGAGGTCTACGACTACCTCCGCCTGTTGTATGCGCGGGCGGGCACCGCACACTGCCCGGTGTGCGGCGAGCAGATCGCGCGGCAGACGCCACAGCAGATCGTCGACCAGGTTCTCGACATGGAGGAGGGCACCCGCTTCCAGGTGCTGGCTCCGGTCGTCCGTACCCGCAAGGGTGAATTCGTCGACTTGTTCGACCAGCTCAACATGCAGGGTTACTCGCGCGTGCGCGTGGACGGCGTGGTGCATCCGCTCTCCGATCCGCCGAAGCTCAAGAAGCAGGAGAAGCACGACATCGAGGTCGTCGTCGATCGCCTCACCGTCAAGGCGAGTTCCAAGCAGCGCCTCACCGACTCCGTCGAGACCGCGTTGCGGTTGGCGGAGGGCATCGTCGTCCTGGACTTCGTCGACCGCGAGGAGAACGCCGCCGACCGGGAACGCCGCTTCTCGGAGAAGCTGGCCTGCCCGAACGGTCACGCACTCTCCATCGACGACCTCGAACCCCGCTCGTTCTCGTTCAACTCCCCGTACGGCGCCTGCCCGGAGTGCACCGGTCTCGGAATCCGCAAGGAGGTCGACCCCGACCTCGTGGTCCCCGACCCCGAACTGTCGCTGGGGGACGGCGCCATCGCACCCTGGTCGATGGGGCAGAGTTCCGAGTACTTCGGCCGTCTGCTGTCCGGTCTCGGCGACATCCTCGGCTTCGACATGAAGACGCCGTGGAACAAGCTCCCCGCGAAGGCACGCCGGGCGATCCTCGAGGGCAGTGAGGAGCAGGTCCACGTCCGGTACAAGAACCGGTACGGGCGTACCCGTTCCTACTACGCCGAGTTCGAGGGCGTCATGCCTTTCCTGCACCGCCGGCTCGAACAGACCGAGTCGGACCAGATGAAGGAACGCTACGACGGCTACATGCGCGACACGCCGTGTCCCGCGTGCGGCGGTGCTCGTCTGCGCCCCGAGATCCTGTCGGTCACCATCGCGAGCGAGAAGTTCGGGATGAAGTCGATCGCCGAGGTCTGCGAACTGTCGATCTCCGACTGCGCCGACTTCCTCAACAGCCTCACGCTGGGCAGCCGTGAGGAGGCCATCGCCGGTCAGGTGCTCAAGGAAGTGCAGGCCCGCCTCGGGTTCCTGCTCGACGTCGGCCTCGAATACCTGTCGCTCGCCCGCGCCGCCGGGACACTGTCCGGTGGTGAGGCGCAGCGCATCCGTCTCGCCACGCAGATCGGTTCCGGCCTGGTGGGTGTCCTGTACGTGCTGGACGAGCCGTCGATCGGTCTGCATCAGCGCGACAACCGGCGTCTCATCGAGACCCTCACACGCCTGCGCGACCTCGGGAACACGCTCATCGTGGTCGAGCACGACGAAGACACGATCCGCACGTCCGACTGGGTGGTCGACATCGGACCGCTCGCCGGTGAGCACGGCGGAAAGGTCGTCCACAGCGGGCCGTACCAGGAACTGCTCGACTGCGAGGAATCCTTGACCGGCGCCTACCTGTCGGGCCGCAGTCACATCGAGATTCCCGCGATCCGCCGTCCGGTCGACCGCAAGCGGCAGGTCACGGTGATCGGTGCGCGCGAACACAACCTCGGGGGCATCGACGTCAGCTTCCCGCTGGGCGTGCTCACGTCGGTGACCGGCGTGTCCGGGTCGGGTAAGTCGACGCTCGTCAACGACATCCTCGCGACGGTGATGGCGAACAAACTCAACGGCGCCCGCCAGGTGCCGGGCCGGCACACCCGCGTCAACGGGCTCGACCACCTGGACAAACTCGTGCAGGTCGACCAGTCACCGATCGGCCGCACCCCGCGTTCCAACGCGGCCACCTACACGGGGGTGTTCGACAAGATCCGCACCCTGTTCGCCGCCACCACGGAATCCAAGGTGCGTGGCTACCAGCCGGGCCGGTTCTCGTTCAACGTCAAGGGCGGCCGGTGCGAGGCCTGTTCCGGTGACGGCACGCTGAAGATCGAGATGAACTTCCTTCCCGACGTATACGTGCCGTGCGAGGTGTGCCACGGCGCTCGGTACAACCGCGAGACGCTCGAGGTCCATTACAAGGGCAAGACCATCGCCGAGGTGCTGGACATGCCGATCGAGGAGGCAGCGGAGTTCTTCGAGCCCATCACTTCGATTCACCGGTATCTCAAGACCCTGGTCGAGGTCGGTCTCGGATACGTGCGGCTCGGTCAGCCCGCGCCGACACTGTCCGGTGGCGAGGCCCAGCGCGTGAAGCTCGCCGCCGAACTGCAGAAGCGGTCGACAGGCCGCACCGTGTACATCCTCGACGAGCCCACGACGGGTCTGCACTTCGAGGACATCCGCAAGTTGCTGGGTGTCGTCAACGGGTTGGTCGACAAGGGCAACACGGTGATCGTGATCGAGCACAACCTCGACGTCATCAAGACTTCCGATTGGGTCGTGGACATGGGTCCCGAGGGCGGGTCCGGCGGCGGAACCGTTGTGGCGCAAGGAACCCCGGAGGAGGTGGCGCAGGTGCCGGAGAGCTACACGGGGCGGTTCCTCGAGAGTGTCCTCGCGGTGCCGGCGCCAACCGGCACCAAGTCCAAGGCGGCCAAGTCGTCGACGGCGCGGAAGGGCGCGACGGCGAAGAAGACGGCCGCGGCCTCGGCGGCACCGCGCAAGCGGGCTCCGAAGAAGGCCGCGGCCGTCAGCTGA
- a CDS encoding alpha/beta fold hydrolase → MTPTHEVPGSSTTHVILVPGFWLGAWAWESVASDLAGRGHHVSTPTLPGLDSVDTDRRGIRLDDHVSAVVDAVAATPPSERAVVVAHSGAGPVAYAASDRVAGRPARLVYVDSGPLQNGTALRDDLDPAVTEIPLPSWSELEAEGSSLGGLDDATLTMFRSRAVPQPAGPARDTLDLRDAGRLDVPSTVICTSFPSDAIRQMAEAGHPMVAELAQIANVDYVDLPTGHWPMWSRPADLASAIDAAATN, encoded by the coding sequence ATGACTCCGACACACGAAGTACCCGGCAGTTCGACCACACACGTCATTCTGGTTCCCGGATTCTGGCTCGGTGCGTGGGCCTGGGAGTCGGTGGCATCCGACCTCGCCGGCCGCGGCCACCACGTCTCGACGCCGACCCTGCCCGGTCTCGACTCGGTCGACACCGATCGTCGCGGCATCCGGCTCGACGACCACGTCTCCGCCGTCGTCGACGCGGTCGCCGCGACGCCGCCGTCGGAGCGTGCGGTCGTGGTCGCACACAGCGGCGCCGGTCCGGTGGCCTACGCCGCGAGCGACCGGGTGGCCGGCCGACCGGCCCGGCTGGTCTACGTCGACTCCGGGCCGTTGCAGAACGGCACCGCACTTCGCGACGACCTCGATCCTGCGGTCACCGAGATCCCGCTTCCGTCCTGGTCCGAACTCGAGGCCGAAGGCAGCAGCCTGGGCGGTCTGGACGATGCCACGCTCACGATGTTCCGAAGCCGGGCGGTGCCCCAACCGGCCGGTCCGGCGCGGGACACGCTCGACCTGCGCGACGCCGGCCGTCTGGACGTGCCGAGCACGGTGATCTGCACCAGCTTCCCGTCGGACGCCATCCGGCAGATGGCGGAGGCCGGCCACCCGATGGTCGCCGAACTCGCGCAGATCGCGAACGTCGACTACGTCGATCTGCCGACCGGCCACTGGCCGATGTGGTCGCGGCCGGCAGATCTGGCGAGCGCGATCGACGCGGCCGCCACTAACTGA
- a CDS encoding IS3 family transposase, whose product MTRYRWVDDRKAEGFPVRPACRVAQVSTSAYYAWAGRHHRGPTVAELDEAYLVNAMLDIQTEHDRTYGWRRMTAALRRAGWLVNHKKIARLMRENRIGALLRRRKKRTTIPAPNPPVVPDLVERRFAPTAPDVAWCGDITYVRTGEGWLYLASVLDLGSRNLLGYAMADHMRTDLVTDALTMAVGIRGGKTNGIAFHSDRGSQYLSADYRQHLAAFGMRQSAGRTGQCWDNAVAESLWSSIKRELLHRYRWPTRAAARQAIFAWIHRYNRTRLHSSLGYLPPVEYEQQYHHNRTVSGLEAA is encoded by the coding sequence GTGACCCGCTACCGCTGGGTCGACGACCGGAAAGCCGAAGGATTCCCGGTGCGCCCCGCGTGCCGGGTGGCGCAGGTGTCGACCTCGGCGTACTACGCCTGGGCCGGCCGACATCACCGCGGCCCCACCGTAGCCGAACTCGACGAGGCGTACCTGGTCAACGCGATGCTCGACATCCAGACCGAACACGACCGCACCTACGGGTGGCGGCGGATGACCGCGGCGCTGCGCCGAGCCGGCTGGTTGGTCAACCACAAGAAGATCGCCCGGCTGATGCGCGAGAACCGGATCGGTGCGCTGCTGCGGCGACGGAAGAAGCGCACCACGATCCCGGCTCCGAATCCGCCGGTGGTACCCGATCTCGTCGAGCGCCGATTCGCACCCACGGCACCGGATGTGGCCTGGTGTGGGGACATCACCTATGTCCGAACGGGTGAGGGCTGGCTGTATCTGGCCTCGGTCCTGGATCTGGGCTCGCGGAATCTGCTCGGGTACGCGATGGCCGATCACATGCGCACCGACCTGGTCACCGACGCATTGACCATGGCGGTGGGAATCCGCGGCGGCAAGACGAACGGAATCGCCTTTCACAGCGACCGCGGCAGTCAGTATCTGTCGGCGGATTACCGGCAGCATCTCGCTGCATTTGGGATGCGGCAATCGGCTGGCCGGACCGGTCAATGTTGGGATAACGCGGTGGCCGAATCGCTGTGGTCGAGTATCAAACGCGAACTGCTGCATCGGTATCGGTGGCCCACCCGGGCGGCGGCACGGCAGGCGATCTTCGCCTGGATCCATCGCTATAACCGGACTCGGCTTCATTCGTCCCTGGGTTATCTGCCGCCGGTCGAGTACGAACAGCAGTACCATCACAACCGAACCGTCAGCGGACTCGAAGCCGCATAA
- a CDS encoding transposase: MSNGEGPVRRRRTTYTPEYKADAVAMVLDTGRTIAEVARGLGIGDQTLGVWVKQARIDRGQREGLSSEERDELTRLRRELAKVTEERDLLKRATAFWVKESTR, translated from the coding sequence ATGTCGAATGGTGAAGGTCCGGTCCGTCGTCGGAGGACGACGTATACCCCGGAGTACAAGGCCGACGCCGTGGCGATGGTCCTCGATACCGGTCGCACGATCGCCGAGGTCGCCCGCGGCCTCGGAATCGGTGATCAAACGCTGGGTGTGTGGGTCAAGCAGGCCCGCATCGACCGCGGCCAGCGCGAGGGCCTGAGCAGCGAAGAACGGGACGAGCTGACCCGACTACGCCGGGAGTTGGCGAAGGTCACCGAGGAGCGCGATCTGCTCAAACGAGCCACGGCTTTCTGGGTGAAGGAGTCGACCCGGTGA
- a CDS encoding helix-turn-helix transcriptional regulator: MRYVDRDGGRTERVVEPHLLAHTRGSWFLVAWCLTRSGVRWFRLDRVSDATLTGRSFVPRDPALFGEPPGDARTVFDR; encoded by the coding sequence CTGCGCTATGTGGATCGTGACGGCGGTCGCACCGAACGCGTCGTCGAACCGCACCTGCTCGCCCACACGAGGGGATCGTGGTTCCTCGTCGCGTGGTGCCTGACCCGGTCGGGTGTCCGGTGGTTCCGGCTGGATCGGGTGTCCGACGCGACCCTCACCGGCCGGTCGTTCGTCCCGCGTGATCCGGCCCTCTTCGGCGAACCTCCCGGCGACGCCCGCACGGTATTCGACCGGTGA
- a CDS encoding DUF1801 domain-containing protein has protein sequence MARRNKTARTPAGVDEFLATVADPVKRADSARLVELLTAASGEPPAMWGTSIIGFGSRHYRYASGHEGDTALIGFSPRAAALTLYLSIDFTEHEAELAALGTHTLGKGCLYVKKLADVDESVLVSLLNRSVAAARAL, from the coding sequence ATGGCGAGACGCAACAAGACCGCGCGAACGCCGGCCGGCGTCGACGAGTTTCTCGCCACCGTCGCCGACCCGGTCAAGCGCGCCGACAGCGCACGACTGGTGGAACTGCTCACCGCGGCGAGCGGTGAACCGCCCGCGATGTGGGGCACGAGCATCATCGGATTCGGTTCCCGTCACTACCGGTACGCCAGCGGCCACGAGGGCGATACCGCTCTGATCGGCTTCTCCCCTCGGGCCGCGGCGCTCACCCTCTACCTCTCGATCGACTTCACCGAGCACGAGGCCGAACTCGCCGCGCTCGGCACGCACACGCTCGGCAAGGGCTGTCTCTACGTCAAGAAACTCGCCGACGTCGACGAGTCGGTGCTCGTGTCGCTGCTGAACCGGTCCGTGGCGGCCGCCCGCGCGCTCTGA
- a CDS encoding DUF1844 domain-containing protein, translating to MTDNIDHPPNDGTPPGGDQNTDVRELADVPSVEVISRAAVMLMSSAAEKLGLSDPDPESSPHLDLDEARRVITALAGLVTASIEYLGPHAGPIREGLQALQRAFREASSHPDEPGKGPGEKYTGPVY from the coding sequence ATGACGGACAACATCGATCACCCCCCGAACGACGGCACCCCGCCCGGCGGCGACCAGAATACCGACGTCCGGGAACTGGCCGACGTTCCCTCGGTCGAGGTCATCAGCCGCGCCGCGGTCATGCTCATGAGTTCGGCCGCCGAGAAGCTCGGCCTGTCCGACCCCGATCCCGAGTCCAGCCCGCACCTCGACCTCGACGAGGCCCGGCGTGTCATCACCGCCCTCGCCGGGTTGGTGACCGCGTCCATCGAATACCTCGGACCGCATGCCGGACCGATCCGCGAAGGCCTCCAGGCGCTGCAGCGGGCGTTCCGCGAAGCGTCGTCACACCCCGACGAGCCCGGCAAGGGCCCGGGAGAGAAGTACACCGGCCCCGTGTACTGA
- the infC gene encoding translation initiation factor IF-3, translating into MSTETRINDRIRVPEVRLVGPGGEQVGIVRVEDALRLALEADLDLVEVAPDARPPVCKIMDYGKFKYEAAQKARESRKNQQLTVIKEQKLRPKIDDHDYETKKRNVVRFLEAGSKVKVTIMFRGREQSRPELGFRLLQRLGADVADLGFVETSAKQDGRNMTMVLAPHKGAKTRVKAQESAAAPPAQRAAPAPAEPAQAPATPAEQAPGEAPTS; encoded by the coding sequence ATCAGCACTGAGACCCGCATCAACGATCGCATCCGAGTTCCCGAGGTCCGCCTCGTCGGACCCGGAGGTGAACAGGTTGGCATCGTGCGTGTTGAAGATGCACTCCGCTTGGCCCTCGAGGCCGATCTCGACCTGGTCGAGGTGGCCCCCGACGCTCGCCCGCCGGTCTGCAAGATCATGGACTACGGCAAGTTCAAGTACGAGGCCGCGCAGAAGGCGCGTGAGTCGCGCAAGAACCAGCAGCTCACGGTCATCAAGGAGCAGAAGCTCCGCCCCAAGATCGACGATCACGACTACGAGACGAAGAAGCGCAATGTCGTTCGCTTCCTCGAAGCCGGATCCAAGGTCAAGGTCACGATCATGTTCCGCGGACGTGAGCAGTCGCGTCCGGAGCTCGGATTCCGACTGCTGCAGCGTCTCGGTGCAGACGTCGCGGATCTCGGGTTCGTGGAGACGTCCGCCAAGCAGGACGGTCGAAACATGACGATGGTGCTCGCTCCGCACAAGGGCGCGAAGACCCGTGTGAAGGCGCAGGAAAGCGCCGCGGCGCCGCCGGCGCAGCGGGCTGCCCCGGCGCCTGCCGAACCGGCACAGGCTCCGGCGACACCTGCGGAGCAGGCGCCCGGCGAAGCGCCGACCAGCTAG
- the rpmI gene encoding 50S ribosomal protein L35 has translation MPKSKTHSGTAKRFKVSGSGKILRQKAGRRHLLEHKATKVTRRLDGVAVVSKADTPRIKRLLDI, from the coding sequence ATGCCCAAGTCGAAGACCCACAGCGGCACCGCGAAGCGATTCAAGGTGTCCGGCAGCGGAAAGATCCTGCGCCAGAAGGCCGGTCGCCGCCACCTGCTCGAGCACAAGGCCACGAAGGTGACCCGTCGCCTCGATGGCGTGGCTGTCGTCAGCAAGGCTGACACTCCTCGCATCAAGCGCCTGCTCGACATCTGA
- the rplT gene encoding 50S ribosomal protein L20 has translation MARVKRAVNAQKKRRSILEASSGYRGQRSRLYRKAKEQQLHSMTYAYRDRRARKGDFRKLWITRINAAARANDITYNRLIQGLRLAEIEVDRKNLAELAVSDAAAFAGLVALAKAALPADVNAPAGEAA, from the coding sequence GTGGCACGCGTAAAGAGGGCGGTAAACGCCCAGAAGAAGCGTCGTTCGATTCTCGAAGCCTCCAGCGGCTACCGCGGACAGCGCTCGCGCCTGTACCGCAAGGCGAAGGAACAGCAGCTCCACTCGATGACCTACGCCTACCGTGACCGCCGTGCGCGCAAGGGCGACTTCCGCAAGCTGTGGATCACGCGTATCAACGCTGCTGCACGGGCGAACGACATCACGTACAACCGCCTGATCCAGGGTCTGCGCCTGGCCGAGATCGAGGTCGACCGCAAGAACCTCGCCGAGCTGGCCGTGTCGGACGCGGCGGCATTCGCCGGCCTCGTGGCACTGGCCAAGGCGGCGCTCCCGGCTGACGTGAACGCTCCTGCCGGAGAAGCGGCCTGA
- a CDS encoding RNA methyltransferase, translating to MDPLTERTPRVVSAVKLLRTAERRKVGRFLVEGENSVGEALGTRGVHDLFYTEDAERRYARLIDRAHAAGVRTSLVTDRAIRALSDTVTPPGLVAVCDLLDVPLADAVGPGTRLLAVPVAVAEPGNAGTVIRVADAVGADAAILAGDSVDPHNGKCVRASAGSLFHLPVVRERDTAAVLDSIRAAGIQVLATAAGGEVDLDDADELLARPTAWLFGNEAHGLDAATSARADHRVRIPIHGRAESLNLATAASICLYSSARIQNRSRTDS from the coding sequence GTGGACCCGCTCACCGAGCGAACCCCGCGGGTCGTTTCTGCTGTCAAGCTGCTGCGCACGGCGGAACGCCGCAAGGTCGGTCGGTTCCTGGTGGAGGGCGAGAACTCCGTCGGCGAGGCACTCGGCACGAGGGGCGTGCACGACCTCTTCTACACCGAGGACGCGGAGCGGCGGTATGCCCGGTTGATCGACCGCGCGCACGCGGCGGGTGTCCGGACGTCGCTGGTCACGGACCGGGCGATTCGCGCGCTGAGCGACACGGTGACACCTCCGGGCCTGGTCGCGGTCTGCGATCTCCTCGACGTACCGCTGGCCGACGCGGTGGGACCCGGAACGCGGCTGCTCGCGGTTCCGGTCGCGGTCGCGGAACCGGGCAACGCAGGAACTGTCATCCGGGTCGCGGACGCGGTGGGTGCGGACGCGGCGATCCTCGCGGGCGACAGCGTCGACCCGCACAACGGCAAGTGCGTCCGGGCGTCCGCGGGCAGCCTGTTCCACCTTCCGGTGGTGCGTGAGCGAGACACCGCCGCAGTGCTCGACAGCATCCGCGCGGCCGGAATTCAGGTGCTCGCCACGGCCGCGGGCGGCGAAGTCGATCTCGACGACGCAGACGAACTGCTGGCCCGTCCCACGGCGTGGCTGTTCGGCAACGAGGCTCACGGTCTCGACGCTGCCACCTCGGCGCGTGCGGACCACCGGGTGCGGATTCCGATCCACGGTCGTGCCGAGAGCCTCAACCTGGCGACGGCGGCGTCGATTTGCCTGTATTCGAGTGCGCGGATCCAGAACCGCAGCCGAACCGACAGCTGA
- the pheS gene encoding phenylalanine--tRNA ligase subunit alpha, producing the protein MAKKEGAASSGVEDNAVDPSALTENALTAAAESAEKAFASAVDLDDLAKAKVEHMGDKSPIALARRGLGALPGKEKADAGKRVNVARTRISAAFDERRAVLLAERDAAVLVAESIDVTLPSQRQPVGARHPIRIISEQVEDVFVAMGWEVAEGPEVETEHFNFDALNFLPDHPARTMQDTFHLAPEGSRQVLRTHTSPVQVRTMLSREVPIYVVCPGRTFRTDELDATHTPVFSQVEGLAVDKGLTMAHLRGTLDAFARALFGPETRTRMRPNYFPFTEPSAEVDVWFPNKKGGAGWVEWGGCGMVNPNVLRASGIDPDVYTGFAFGMGLERTLQFRNGIPDMRDIVEGDVRFTLPFGVQD; encoded by the coding sequence GTGGCTAAAAAAGAGGGCGCTGCCTCCTCGGGGGTCGAAGACAACGCGGTCGATCCGAGCGCGCTCACCGAAAATGCTCTGACTGCGGCAGCGGAGAGCGCCGAGAAGGCGTTCGCTTCGGCGGTGGATCTCGACGACCTGGCGAAGGCCAAGGTCGAACACATGGGTGACAAGTCGCCGATCGCTCTCGCCCGCCGCGGACTCGGAGCCCTCCCGGGCAAGGAGAAGGCCGACGCAGGCAAGCGTGTGAATGTCGCGCGCACCCGGATCAGTGCGGCGTTCGACGAGCGTCGCGCCGTCCTGCTCGCCGAGCGCGACGCCGCCGTCCTCGTGGCCGAGTCCATCGACGTGACACTGCCGTCGCAGCGTCAGCCGGTTGGTGCCCGCCACCCGATCCGCATCATCTCCGAGCAGGTCGAGGACGTGTTCGTGGCCATGGGCTGGGAGGTCGCCGAGGGCCCGGAGGTCGAGACCGAGCACTTCAATTTCGATGCGCTCAACTTCCTGCCGGACCATCCCGCGCGCACGATGCAGGACACGTTCCACCTCGCACCCGAGGGCTCGCGCCAGGTGCTGCGCACACACACGTCGCCGGTGCAGGTGCGCACGATGCTGTCGCGCGAGGTGCCGATCTACGTGGTGTGTCCCGGGCGGACGTTCCGCACCGACGAACTCGACGCGACGCACACCCCGGTCTTCTCCCAGGTGGAGGGGCTCGCCGTCGACAAGGGCCTCACGATGGCGCATCTGCGCGGCACGCTCGACGCGTTCGCCCGCGCATTGTTCGGTCCCGAGACCCGCACCCGGATGCGGCCGAACTACTTCCCGTTCACCGAACCGTCCGCCGAGGTGGACGTCTGGTTCCCGAACAAGAAGGGCGGCGCGGGCTGGGTCGAGTGGGGCGGCTGCGGCATGGTCAACCCGAATGTGCTGCGCGCCTCCGGAATCGACCCGGACGTGTACACCGGGTTCGCGTTCGGCATGGGGCTCGAGCGCACGCTCCAGTTCCGGAACGGGATTCCCGACATGCGCGACATCGTCGAGGGCGACGTGCGGTTCACGCTGCCCTTCGGAGTTCAGGACTGA